A stretch of the Nicotiana tabacum cultivar K326 chromosome 6, ASM71507v2, whole genome shotgun sequence genome encodes the following:
- the LOC142182143 gene encoding uncharacterized protein LOC142182143, giving the protein MANPVIIGALFQEGTYQVGPPYLNGQYFSQWKVRMEIYAKAYDVKVWRVIKKGNYPLPVASQPFADPEDIDSYTDEQMAVVQVNNKARNFLYNAISGEEYEKISSCDIAKEMWDKLEVTYEGTSKVKETHINMLVHDYEFFQMKEGESIE; this is encoded by the coding sequence atggctAATCCAGTTATCATAGGAGCACTTTTTCAAGAAGGTACATACCAAGTAGGGCCACCATACTTAAATGGACAATATTTCTCCCAGTGGAAAGTACGTATGGAAATATATGCTAAGGCATATGATGTTAAAGTGTGGAGagtcatcaaaaagggaaattaTCCTCTACCGGTTGCTTCTCAACCTTTTGCTGATCCTGAAGATATAGATTCATATACAGATGAGCAAATGGCAGTTGTGCAAGTCAACAACAAAGCAAGAAATTTTCTCTACAATGCTATTAGTGGTGAAGAATATGAGAAAATCTCTAGCTGTGATATAGCCAAAGAAATGTGGGATAAGCTTGAAGTTACATACGAAGGAACCAGCAAAGTGAAAGAAACACATATCAACATGTTGGTTCACGATTATGAATTCTTCCagatgaaagaaggagaatccaTTGAGTAA